taagcagaaggaatcaagtccttccctcagagtgtactctgcactcggacgtatgccagaagctgtggaggacgtggggcaggccccatctcgatctctttgcgacctccaggaatgcgaggatagatctatactgctcccctattgcggacccaagagcagtggcaatagatgcattcctgatggattggaaaaacctggatctttacgcgttcccgcctttcaagattctaggggaaacgttaaggaagttcgcagcttcagagggagcaaggatgactttgatagctccgttctggcccgcccacgactggttcacagaggtactggaatggctggtggatgttccaagatccctaccactaagagtcgatctgctcaaacagccccacttcgacaggtttcacaaaaacctccccgctctcagtctgactggattcagactatcaagagtctcgtcagagctaagggcttttcggcaaagtctgcaagggctattgccaatgcacgtagaccttccacatctagagtctaccagtcgaagtgggatgtttttcgacgttggtgcaggactcataaagtttcctcctccagtacctctgtgactcagatagcagatttccttatcttcctgagggaaaaatgcgggttagtagtctccaccatcaagggctacaggagcatgctttcctcagtttttcgtcatagaggattaaacatatccgaagacaaggacctccatgatttaatcaaatcttttgagacggttaaaagaacctcctccttagttcctagctggaatctagatgtcgtgctgctcttcctgaggtcctcaaggttcgaacctccccatacagcttcgttcagagacctttcgatgaagactttttctctgtgcgttagcttcagcgaagagagtcagcgagctgcaggctctagaaggtgaggtaggtttccaaggaggctccgcggtttgctcttttcttccggctttcctagccaaaaatgaaaacccttcttcaccgtggcccaggagcttcgaaattaaaagcttatcctccttagttgggacagaagaggagagatctctttgcctggtgagaagcctgaaattttatcttcagaggaagagaagacttgctgctaatgagagcaatctctggtgctctgtaagggaccccagtaggcccttatctaaaaatgccctctcattctttatcaggaatgttattagagaagcccacacttcttgcaatcagcaacagtttagtcttctgaaagtcaaggcgcacgaagtaagggccatcgcgacgtctttggctttcaagaagaatatgtcattgcaaaacctcatgaaggccactttttggaggtgtgaatcagtcctctccaatcactacctaaaagacgtatcgattacgtatgaaaagtgttttgggctaggcccttacgtatcggcggattcagtgctggggcagggagctgaaacacatcctttttaatctttttccctgttagttttaattttgagtttttggttgtacgaaggaggttgcaggaggcagctccttctttcgtatactaatattagtatttggttaggtgatcggttgtgcttgaggctccttgcaattggtagtgataggctctggcatgtaagcgggttgatccccattgaccagaccctgcttggattctgccaagtaagtggactcagttcccattggtagacccaaagagttcttcagccatagatcacgccctcgctgagactctttaggtaacgcagactaatagacagtaactatgaagtcttctgcctaaatcaggtaagaaccagaggtttatattttttattcctttaacatgtgttgtccccactttctaggtgagtatgtgtctctttccctccaccaagggtgtcaatcagctaagtatatatctggcagggaagttcatgtacaaaaatgatattgttagtatacaataaagttttgtacatacttacctggcagatatatacttagcttaggtctctgacgtcacgacagaaaattcaaaactcgcggcacacgctacaggtaggtcaggtgatctaccttacctgccgctgggtggcggatgtaagaaccagtccccctttcttgtcagattattttcttccacctgtctcctgaggggaggctgggcgggccatcaatcgtatatatctgccaggtaagtatgtacaaaactttattgtatactaacaatatcatttttcctaactatacaaacctgaggtcctttacacatagtcccacctcatgccacccctcactctgttcctgggcctaaagcaaagtgaatgtttACCTTCCAGTCGGGCGGGGCTCCCGACTACTGGACTAGCACttaactaccgaaccaccttgttcgaaagcttacgactggttccagctggcgctgattacattccatatgttaatggacctcaggtttgtatagttaggaaaattaaaattttcaacaaattgtgatttttctcTTGTGTGTGATTTTCTCCAATATCCCTAGGTAAGTAAAATAGATTCTCATTACATACCTAACTTGATGTCTTGTTTTATTTGTCCTTAGTCTTATCTATTGTTAAGTTTCATTACTCCTTCACGATAGACATCTTTATAAGGGCCATATaagtacatatttataaataaattggtAGATATagaatttctatttaaaaatgaACACTGAATTTTCCATGATTGCAGTGTCACTGGAAACcattataattacatattttaCACATCGACAACATTTTATTTACAGTTCGTCATTGCTTCTGGACTGCAGCATAAATGTTTGGGATATAAGACGCCCATATATCCCACTTGCTGCTTTTAACGAGCACAAGAATTTGCCCACGGGAATTGCTTGGCGAGCAGATCCCAATAGTTTGCTGTCAGTTGGCAAGGTAGGAATAATTTATGTGActaattatgtttgtctgtatgtatggTGGTGATCTTGGATAAAtttattttggtatattttttaaatataggaATTCTAGCTTGTGATGGTAGTCAGTTTTGACACCAAGATTGTTGAAATATGTAGAGAAGTCAAAAGGTACAGATGTCTTTTGACTTTGCAAGGAAGGGTCCTGCCTCTTGCAGTTACTTGACTGAGAGATACTGAAATTTTCCTGTTTCTGTTAACACTTACAGTGTTTTGTAGCATTTTGCAAAGCACCTTATTTCCACGAGTTACGTATTAATCATATAATAATGTaaaccttttatttattactttttatgtttGAGGTATGTAAAGAGGTGATATGAAGGTACTGTAGGTCACTCAAAAAGAGTCTTTCGCAGTTTTTAAAACAAAGTTTCAACCTTTTCCAGGACTTCACTTTAATTCATCATGCATTTAAGGATTCAACAAGGCCAGTAGAGAAAGTCAATCCTGTAGGATTAGATATCAGTGTCTCTGGGAAGGTTTTGAATGCAACCAGAGTGAAGGAAGATTCTGAGCCTCCAGGGACACTACCAAAATTATCCATGTTTAGGTAAGGTTTgtaatatgattttatataatggATAGTACTCAGTTTGGTGATGTTGATAAAGGAAAGACATTTTAACATTCCTGTCAATATTCTTGGAAGTTCTAGCGAGTTAACTTTTTCTAGTGGTTTTACAAATGGTAAGCAATTATCATTCTAAAGACTGTCAGAACCCCAGTTTAGCCTTTTGAAATAGTCATGGATAGTTTCACCATCTGGTTGGATCATTTCCAGCTAATTGTAGCTACACACATATCAGTTGAAAAATGACAGTTTCCATAAATCATATTTTAGTAAATGCCAATCAATTATTCGTTATGATTTCAGTAATATGGTGAAACCTCAGAGATCAGGAGTTTGTAAAGATCTAGACACATTTTACTGATTTtccctcttattttattttgatgttctTTAGATGTTTTTGCTCCAAAGATATTTTGATGTTCTTTAGATGTTTTTGCTCCAAAGATTATGTACTAgttaattttgttgattttgaatGGAAGTCGGGTTTCCTTTTATCAATTTTTCACTATTGGgaagttacaaaaataaaaaagtgttgTATCTTAATAATTTCATCAAAGAATAGTGGGCTATAGGCTGGCCTAACATAAAACTGCTCAAGTTCAGCCTGGGGTCCTTCCCAGTTAGTcagaatctttaaagttttactCTTCTGCTAGGTATTTTGTGCTTAAGTGAAAATAAAACCCTATACCCCAGGAAGAGTCCAGTCATCAGCGACCACAATGGCCAGGTTTTGTCGTCAGTTCAACTGCTAGACTGTGAGGAGCACAATCCGTTATCAACTGATCATCTCGTCGAGTCGGCCAAGCAGTACCTTCTCACAGGGAGATCGCTAGGTGAAATATGTGAACATAATGCTGCTGTAGCAAGGAAGCTGAATAGACCTCAGGTAcatttccaataattttcacTGGTGTAGCACTTAGACTGCATTGTGATTATTAGTTGCTTTTATAAAGTGGCGTGATGCATTTGTGACAGGgccattcattcattctaaaGCAGATAGTATTAGAATGTTCAAAAAGTTTGAAATCCCTCTGTTTAGTGGAAACTTTGGATCTCTCCTAGATTGTGACCCCCAAAGGTttttgggggtcgttatctaggactaatatttagagtcttttgttttaagtttttacgGTAATCTCAATGGGGTTCTACTTAACATggtgcaaaggtggatacataccagatTAATTCCATGCAGTcaatatctaggaaagattacACCTTCTGATGTGACCTAGTTGATTATCTGCCGCTTATTTGGTGGGACACTTGTGCTGATGATGTAGAATTATCTTCTTACTCTTTTACTGAGTTTCATTGTAGTGATTCTGTTGGATATGAATGAGATAAGTATGCACTTGCATAAGAAACTCATAGAAGTTTATTGTAgtcatattatttaaatatttgctCTTTTCAGGTGGCATTGACCTGGCAGATGTTGCACATGTTGTACATGGGTGGCGGAGGAGGAATTGATTCACTGGTGAGTCTTCAGACCTCTTCAAGAGATGATCCAAATGTTCAGCCTGACATTGCCTTAGATAATGATCAGAGGTGTGTAATGTGAAGTTATTACTTACATTTTGATAAGTATTAATAAGGTTTTAGAGTTGTGTAAGTAGCATATGAAGACTTGTAGGAAGGTTCAGAAAATCATGGGAAAAGGGCATAGTTGAAGACTTAGACCAGATGGAAATTGATGGAAACTGTGCAAGACAGAAGAGTGTAGAGAGAACTCACTTTGTCTAAATCACATAGAAGAAAAGTTGACTTAACAAAATTTATGAGgataatgatatatgtattagaggtatacacatacatgtaagtTAACTCAGTGTTGTCATACAGAAATTGTCAGATGGTTTAGAAAAAGAGAAACATAGAGATACTGACATATATTGAAATGGAaatttttcaaagacatagaTACTTGAATATTAGATTTTGAGGGAGTTGAGAGAAAAGATATAGATTTTGTGTACAGGACTTAGATGAAATAGAATGAAGACCAAAAAAATTGAAGTAAATTAGCTATAGGAAAGGAGATGCAGGTTTCTCACTGTATTCTCTGAAACAATGAGATCAGAAAAGACACCAAGAATATATGGAAAAGTTATTCAGTGCAGTTATGAAATTGTTAATGAATGAATTGCTTCTGGTGCTGGATTTGATGAGTAGTTATTAATGTTGCTAACAGAAGTATGACTACTGTTAGAATTAGTGGATGATGACCCAAATGGAGACAGTATTTTACAGTGATGTGTTTAATCATAATTACCATCGTTACTGGAAATGGAACCACCATTCTGAGCAGTCCTTCTTGACTTCCCTTTGTAAGAGGTCAAGTTTGTTTTAAGGATATGAAAGAAGGTGTGTGTCGGGAGAGAAATGCTAGTACAGGGAAGGAGCACTGGAGTTCTACCAGAATGTTCAGGATTGAAGTTGATAGACTTAATGTTTTGGAAGTTTAGATGAGTTGATAGACTTAATGTTTTGGAAGTTTAGATGAGTAGCTGATAACAGGTGACAGAAGAagctaaaaattttatttaaactttaGATGGCATCTGCAAATGGGATTGTTTTGTTTAACACAGTAACTTATGCTTAATATTGATTGCTACATGCCAagttgataatgataaaaatgaaaggtCAGAATGTGGGAACTAACAGACAGTAAATGGAATGTGAAGAAAAGGTGTTAGTAAATGAGTAATCAAAAAGTGGAAGATTGAAATCACTAAAAGATAACATACAAAATGTAGCAGAAATAACATGTGGTATGTTAATCTGGAAAACAACAGTTAGAGAGTCTTTTGGAAGGCTTTAGAGGTGTTTATACAGAGAATCGTAAAAATAACTGGTTATTATTTTGGTTTTGCTTTTGTAAAATACCTTGTGCTTTTGAACATTGCGCAAAACTAACATTTGTCCTTTGCAGATCGGCAAGACATTACTCAGGTGGTGATGCTGGTGGAGATACCTCTGGAGGTGGATTCAGCGCTGAGGAAGGGGACACAGAAACAGATGATACTGATAACCATGATCTCAAACAAGGCCACATTTCTGGGTATGTATTTTTACATAAGACAGTAGAGGTTATTTTCCATTCACATGTGAGATGTGTTATGCTGTACGTTCGTTAATGCCTCACTGTAGCCTACTGTAATTTATATTGCCTTATTTCCGTTGATATAGAAATCTCAGTCTCACCAGGCCCTTAGTCAAGATTCAAAGTTCTTCCAGCACATATACTAGGAGTTCCGGCttactttttttccttatgtTTCAGCCTCCAGTTTGCATGGAACTTGCCAGTCAAAGTCTCAATtatagaaataagaatataatataatgataataatgacagtgTCAGGTTACTAGAATTGTTTTTTGTCAACAGTAGCGCCTTTGTTTTAACTACTTTTTCATGACTTCATCTTATTTTTGGTTAGTGTGGTTTTCATGATGCTctaatattaacaaatatttaaCCTTAAGACTTCCTTATACTAaagaatttatattgtatttgttgGAGACTATTTACATGAATTTTATCACAGCGACCAATGACAGAATTGTTGCCAGTGGTGTTTTCAGTGAGTCCTGATCTTTTATTCTAAATTATAGACTGAATAGTGTTCTGTAATCTTTGTTGCTGTCTCTAATGACATGATTGTTGACCTGGGTATATTGTAGGGCAGATGTGTATGCAATATAATCAGCAAAACATTAGGGTGTAGATTAGATAATCCATGACCTATACTTCTTATGTGATCTCTTGCTATATTCCCATTTTATGTAACCTGTAGTAGCCAAGCTTCACGTTTTAATGTATTTGGCAAAGGATACTCGGAAGTACTAACTGTCAGTCTGGTTTAATGGTATCTGCTTTTAAATCTGATTAATAGTATGTCTGAAATCTTATGCTTAAATAATCAAAGCTAGGAATGTTTAGAGGATCCTGTATTTATTCTCGTTATTATTTTCAGTGGAATGACCATCAATCAAGATTTCTTCTTTGGCGATGGCGAAATCAACCAGATTCCATTCGATTATGATCATCTGAACAACTTAGATAATAGCCAGGACTGGACTTTACCGAATGAAGCATTTCAGCCTCGTCACGAAATTCTCCACCAGTCTGGTATTCCGCCACAGGATTTCTCTTCAAAATGCTCACCCAGGGAACTACAAGATGCAGGTAAAGTGTTCAGGCTTTGTGGTGAGCAGAGATAAACTGAATTAACCTTTTTGATACTAAAGATAGTTTGCtatctttttaatatatagaGGTTTATACTACTACAGGgaaatttacattgtttttaatgtGCAATAAGTTGCAAGtagcaaatattttataataaattttttatgcattttacacACTTGAAATATTCCATTACTCCAGCAGTAAGATTTTGTGTAAGcactttaaaatataattaactcTGTCTTTCAGGAGGCACATCTGGTTATGTAGTTGAGGCACCCTCTCTTTTAAGTGAAGTAAAAGGTCTCGGAACCCCAGCTTGGGACTTTGAAGAACGTGTTGTAGACATGCTCTATCATTATGCCAACATTGGGGATGTACAAATGACTGTTACATGCATAATTGTTCTTGGTGATAGACTGAAGGTAGGTGGTGTTGTCTCTTTAGTCTCTGATGTTTAAAAATGAAGTCTGTCAGACCGGAGTTATTGTTATATATGTTAGTTTCGTCTCAAGCGTGACAGTGGCATTTGATATCTTAACATACTGATATGAACGACTATTAGTATTCATCCACTATTGAGTACGTACTTACGATTGTGGATGTGGTGGTTTTCGTTGTCATGTCTTTTCTCATGAGCTATGCCCTGTATAGGGAAATACCTAGCGCTAAAGTCATCAtccagtgatctggttaaactgctTAATAATGCTAATAGTATTAAAGTCATCGCAAACATAAATCATTTATGTCAGCTTTTCCCTTCAGGAGGTTAGACGTGAAATGAGTTCTTCTCTCCATTC
This region of Macrobrachium nipponense isolate FS-2020 chromosome 25, ASM1510439v2, whole genome shotgun sequence genomic DNA includes:
- the LOC135199547 gene encoding GATOR2 complex protein WDR24-like, with product MRTVCVTQEVPANALALSPDNQQVAIAGRNVFKIYSIEEDDLVEKVNLRVGKNEKNANLNLSWNDVVWNYVEDAVLATASSSGTVVTWNLNKTSRSKSDIVFRDHERTVNKVSFHPCEAHLLISGSQDGLMKLFDLRKKEAVSTFTSNSESVRDVQFNPHNNMHFCAVCENGNVQLWDMRRTDHVEKQFPAHGEPSFALDWHPDVKNWIATAGRDKTIKVWDLTENPTVCYTVQTIASVGRVKWRPNAKYHIASSSLLLDCSINVWDIRRPYIPLAAFNEHKNLPTGIAWRADPNSLLSVGKDFTLIHHAFKDSTRPVEKVNPVGLDISVSGKVLNATRVKEDSEPPGTLPKLSMFRKSPVISDHNGQVLSSVQLLDCEEHNPLSTDHLVESAKQYLLTGRSLGEICEHNAAVARKLNRPQVALTWQMLHMLYMGGGGGIDSLVSLQTSSRDDPNVQPDIALDNDQRSARHYSGGDAGGDTSGGGFSAEEGDTETDDTDNHDLKQGHISGGMTINQDFFFGDGEINQIPFDYDHLNNLDNSQDWTLPNEAFQPRHEILHQSGIPPQDFSSKCSPRELQDAGGTSGYVVEAPSLLSEVKGLGTPAWDFEERVVDMLYHYANIGDVQMTVTCIIVLGDRLKKVLDENQVEHWFLAYIELLQRFQLWNVASQVIQLAAGLPSVWQQNQQSTAITLQCGRCRYTLPRNSLSCRKCACATATCVLCHGTVRGMYIWCQGCAHGGHLHHIMEWMKTNKSCPSGCGHLCEYM